The following coding sequences are from one Vulpes vulpes isolate BD-2025 chromosome 12, VulVul3, whole genome shotgun sequence window:
- the SREBF1 gene encoding sterol regulatory element-binding protein 1 isoform X4 — protein sequence MDEPPFSDAALEQALAEPCELDAALLTDIEGEVGAAQRPAGQPPGRPEGVAGAGHGAMDCTFEDMLQLINNQDSDFPGLFDPPYAGGGAGSTDPASPDASSPGSLSPSPATMSSPLDGFLGGPKATPPPSSPPQPAPTSLKMYPPGPAFSPGPGIKEEPLPLTILQPPTPQPLPGSLLPQSFPAPAPPQFSSAPALGYPGPTGGFSTGTPPGSTPQPLPGLPLASLPGVPPVSLHTQVQNAAPQPLLTATANPTAAPGTTTVTSQIQQVPVLLQPHFIKADSLLLTTMKTDMATTVKAAGISSLAPGTAVQTGPLQTLVSGGTILATVPLVVDTEKLPINRLAAGGKALGSAQNRGEKRTAHNAIEKRYRSSINDKIVELKDLVVGTEAKLNKSAVLRKAIDYIRFLQQSNQKLKQENLSLRTAAHKSKSLKDLVSVCGGGANTDVPMESGKAEVVDTLSPPPSDAGSPSQSSPLSLGGKSGGSAGSGSDSEPDSPVFEDSQVKPEQLLSPHSRGMLDRSRLALCTLIFLCLSCNPLASLLGSWGPPSPSDAGSTYHGPGRNVLGTEGRDGPVWTPWLLPPLIWLTNGLLVLTSLALLFIYGEPVTRPHSGPAVHFWRHRKQADLDLARGDFPQAAQQLWLALRALGRPLPTSHLDLACSLLWNLIRHLLQRLWVGRWLAGRAGGLHKDCALQADARTSARDAALVYHKLHQLHTMGKYTGGHLTAANLALSALNLAECAGDAVSVATLAEIYVAAALRVKTSLPRALHFLTRFFLSSARQACLAQSGSVPLAMQWLCHPVGHRFFVDGDWAVCSAPRESLYSLAGNPVDPLAQVTQLFREHLLERALNCVAQPSPSPGSADGDREFSDALGYLQLLNSCSDAAGAPACSFSISSSMATTTGTDPMAKWWASLTTMVIHWLRRDEEAAERLYPLVEHLPRALQESERPLPRAALHSFKAARALLGRGKAESGPASLAICEKASGYLQDSLATTPAGSSIDKAMQLLLCDLLLVARTSLWRRQQPPAPTQASQGPGTGAQASALELRGFQRDLSGLRRLAQSFRPAMRRVFLHEATARLMAGASPTRTHQLLDRSLRRRAGPCGKGAVAELEPRPTRREHAEALLLASCYLPPGFLSAPGQRVGMLAEAARTLEKLGDRRLLHDCQQMLMRLGGGTTVTSS from the exons GTGAAGTCGGCGCCGCGCAGAGACCGGCAGGCCAGCCGCCGGGGCGCCCCGAAGGGGTGGCGGGCGCGGGCCACGGAGCCATGGATTGCACATTCGAAG aCATGCTTCAGCTCATCAACAACCAAGACAGCGACTTCCCAGGCCTGTTCGACCCACCCTATgccgggggtggggcagggagcacAGACCCTGCCAGTCCTGATGCCAGCTCCCCAGGCAGCTTGTCCCCATCTCCTGCCACAATGAGCTCTCCACTGGATGGATTCCTGGGGGGACCCAAGGCGACACCTCCACCCTCgtcccctccccagcctgcccccaCCTCACTGAAGATGTACCCACCTGGGCCTGCTTTCTCCCCTGGGCCTGGCATCAAGGAGGAGCCACTGCCGCTGACTATCCTGCAGCCCCCAACCCCGCAGCCCTTGCCAGGGTCCCTCCTGCCCCAGAGCTTCCCGGCTCCAGCCCCACCACAGTTCAGCTCTGCCCCTGCATTGGGCTATCCCGGCCCCACTGGAGGCTTCTCCACAG GGACCCCTCCAGGGAGCACCCCGCAGCCGCTGCCTGGCCTGCCACTGGCTTCCCTGCCAGGGGTCCCGCCCGTCTCCTTGCACACCCAGGTCCAGAATGCGGCCCCCCAGCCGCTGTTGACAGCCACAGCCAACCCCACAGCAGCCCCCGGAACAACCACTGTGACCTCGCAGATCCAGCAGGTCCCG GTCCTGCTGCAGCCCCACTTCATCAAGGCTGACTCTTTGCTTCTGACAACCATGAAAACAGACATGGCAACCACTGTGAAGGCAGCGGGTATCAGCTCCCTGGCCCCTGGCACGGCTGTACAAACGGGGCCCTTGCAG ACCCTGGTGAGCGGAGGAACTATCCTGGCGACGGTACCGCTGGTAGTGGACACTGAGAAGCTGCCCATCAACCGGCTAGCAGCTGGTGGCAAGGCCCTGGGCTCGGCTCAGAACCGTGGTGAGAAGCGCACAGCCCACAACGCCATTGAGAAGCGCTACCGTTCCTCCATCAACGACAAAATCGTGGAGCTCAAGGACCTGGTGGTGGGCACTGAAGCAAAG ctGAATAAGTCTGCTGTATTGCGCAAGGCCATCGATTACATCCGCTTCCTACAACAGAGCAACCAGAAGCTCAAGCAGGAGAACCTAAGTCTCCGCACTGCTGCCCACAAAAGCA AGTCACTGAAGGACCTGGTATCAGTCTGTGGTGGAGGAGCAAATACAGACGTGCCCATGGAGAGCGGGAAGGCTGAGGTGGTGGACACACTTAGCCCGCCACCCTCGGACGCTGGCTCGCCGTCTCAGAGCAGCCCCTTGTCCCTGGGAGGCAAGAGCGGTGGCAGTGCCGGCAGTGGCAGTGACTCGGAGCCTGACAGCCCAGTCTTTGAGGATAGCCAG GTGAAGCCGGAGCAGCTGCTGTCCCCCCACAGCCGGGGTATGCTGGACCGCTCCCGCCTGGCCCTGTGCACCCttatcttcctctgcctctcctgcaaCCCCCTGGCCTCCTTGCTGGGCAGCTGGGGTCCCCCCAGCCCCTCGGATGCTGGCAGCACCTACCATGGTCCTGGCCGCAATGTGCTAGGCACCGAGGGCAGAG ATGGCCCTGTCTGGACCCCGTGGCTGCTGCCCCCGCTGATCTGGCTAACCAATGGGCTGCTGGTGCTCACCTCCTTGGCGCTTCTCTTCATCTATGGAGAGCCGGTCACGCGGCCCCACTCTGGCCCTGCTGTGCACTTCTGGAGGCATCGCAAACAGGCTGACCTGGATCTGGCTCGG GGAGACTTTCCTCAAGCTGCACAGCAGCTGTGGCTGGCCCTGCGGGCCCTGGGCCGGccgctccccacctcccacctggaCCTGGCCTGTAGCCTACTCTGGAACCTCATCCGCCACCTGCTGCAGCGTCTCTGGGTGGGCCGATGGCTGGCAGGCCGGGCAGGGGGCCTGCACAAGGACTGTGCCCTGCAGGCGGACGCCCGCACCAGCGCCCGGGACGCGGCACTCGTCTACCACAAGCTGCACCAGCTGCATACCATGG GGAAGTACACAGGCGGGCACCTCACTGCCGCCAATCTGGCACTGAGTGCCCTCAACCTGGCAGAATGCGCAGGGGATGCCGTGTCCGTGGCCACGCTGGCTGAGATCTATGTGGCCGCTGCACTGAGGGTCAAGACCAGTCTCCCGAGGGCCTTGCATTTTCTGACA CGCTTCTTCCTGAGTAGTGCCCGCCAGGCCTGCCTGGCACAGAGCGGCTCGGTACCTCTTGCCATGCAGTGGCTATGCCACCCTGTGGGCCACCGTTTCTTCGTGGATGGGGACTGGGCCGTGTGCAGTGCCCCAAGGGAGAGCCTGTACAGCTTGGCCGGCAACCCAG TGGACCCCTTGGCCCAGGTGACCCAGCTGTTCCGCGAACATCTCTTGGAGAGGGCACTGAATTGTGTGGCTCAGCCCAGTCCCAGCCCTGGATCAGCTGACGGGGACAG GGAGTTCTCTGACGCCCTTGGGTACCTACAGCTGCTGAACAGCTGTTCTGATGCTGCCGGGGCTCCTGCTTGCAGCTTCTCCATCAGCTCCAGCATGGCCACCACCACTG GCACAGACCCCATGGCCAAGTGGTGGGCCTCACTGACCACCATGGTGATCCACTGGCTGCGGCGTGATGAGGAGGCGGCCGAGCGGCTATACCCGCTGGTGGAGCACCTGCCCCGTGCCCTGCAGGAGTCTGA GAGACCCCTGCCCCGGGCGGCTCTGCACTCCTTCAAGGCTGCCCGGGCCCTGCTGGGCCGCGGGAAGGCAGAGTCTGGCCCAGCCAGCCTGGCCATCTGTGAGAAGGCCAGTGGGTACCTGCAGGACAGCCTGGCGACCACACCAGCTGGGAGCTCCATTGACAAG gccatgCAGCTGCTCCTGTGTGACTTGCTCCTGGTGGCACGAACTAGCCTGTGGCGGCGGCAGCAGCCGCCCGCACCCACCCAGGCCTCGCAGGGCCCTGGCACCGGGGCCCAGGCTTCTGCCCTCGAACTGCGTGgcttccagcgggacctgagcgGCCTGAGGCGTCTGGCACAGAGCTTCCGGCCCGCCATGCGGAGG gtGTTTCTGCACGAGGCCACGGCCCGGCTGATGGCAGGGGCCAGCCCCACGCGGACGCACCAGCTCCTGGACCGCAGCCTGCGGAGGAGGGCAGGCCCCTGCGGCAAAG GCGCAGTGGCCGAGCTGGAGCCACGGCCCACGCGGCGGGAGCACGCCGAGGCCCTGCTGCTGGCCTCCTGCTACTTGCCTCCCGGCTTTCTGTCGGCGCCCGGGCAGCGCGTGGGTATGCTGGCCGAGGCGGCGCGCACCCTCGAGAAGCTCGGCGATCGCCGCCTGCTGCACGACTGCCAGCAAATGCTCATGCGCCTGGGCGGCGGGACCACCGTCACCTCCAGCTAG
- the SREBF1 gene encoding sterol regulatory element-binding protein 1 isoform X2 yields MDCTFEDMLQLINNQDSDFPGLFDPPYAGGGAGSTDPASPDASSPGSLSPSPATMSSPLDGFLGGPKATPPPSSPPQPAPTSLKMYPPGPAFSPGPGIKEEPLPLTILQPPTPQPLPGSLLPQSFPAPAPPQFSSAPALGYPGPTGGFSTGTPPGSTPQPLPGLPLASLPGVPPVSLHTQVQNAAPQPLLTATANPTAAPGTTTVTSQIQQVPVLLQPHFIKADSLLLTTMKTDMATTVKAAGISSLAPGTAVQTGPLQTLVSGGTILATVPLVVDTEKLPINRLAAGGKALGSAQNRGEKRTAHNAIEKRYRSSINDKIVELKDLVVGTEAKLNKSAVLRKAIDYIRFLQQSNQKLKQENLSLRTAAHKSKSLKDLVSVCGGGANTDVPMESGKAEVVDTLSPPPSDAGSPSQSSPLSLGGKSGGSAGSGSDSEPDSPVFEDSQVKPEQLLSPHSRGMLDRSRLALCTLIFLCLSCNPLASLLGSWGPPSPSDAGSTYHGPGRNVLGTEGRDGPVWTPWLLPPLIWLTNGLLVLTSLALLFIYGEPVTRPHSGPAVHFWRHRKQADLDLARGDFPQAAQQLWLALRALGRPLPTSHLDLACSLLWNLIRHLLQRLWVGRWLAGRAGGLHKDCALQADARTSARDAALVYHKLHQLHTMGKYTGGHLTAANLALSALNLAECAGDAVSVATLAEIYVAAALRVKTSLPRALHFLTRFFLSSARQACLAQSGSVPLAMQWLCHPVGHRFFVDGDWAVCSAPRESLYSLAGNPVDPLAQVTQLFREHLLERALNCVAQPSPSPGSADGDREFSDALGYLQLLNSCSDAAGAPACSFSISSSMATTTGTDPMAKWWASLTTMVIHWLRRDEEAAERLYPLVEHLPRALQESERPLPRAALHSFKAARALLGRGKAESGPASLAICEKASGYLQDSLATTPAGSSIDKAMQLLLCDLLLVARTSLWRRQQPPAPTQASQGPGTGAQASALELRGFQRDLSGLRRLAQSFRPAMRRVFLHEATARLMAGASPTRTHQLLDRSLRRRAGPCGKGAVAELEPRPTRREHAEALLLASCYLPPGFLSAPGQRVGMLAEAARTLEKLGDRRLLHDCQQMLMRLGGGTTVTSS; encoded by the exons ATGGATTGCACATTCGAAG aCATGCTTCAGCTCATCAACAACCAAGACAGCGACTTCCCAGGCCTGTTCGACCCACCCTATgccgggggtggggcagggagcacAGACCCTGCCAGTCCTGATGCCAGCTCCCCAGGCAGCTTGTCCCCATCTCCTGCCACAATGAGCTCTCCACTGGATGGATTCCTGGGGGGACCCAAGGCGACACCTCCACCCTCgtcccctccccagcctgcccccaCCTCACTGAAGATGTACCCACCTGGGCCTGCTTTCTCCCCTGGGCCTGGCATCAAGGAGGAGCCACTGCCGCTGACTATCCTGCAGCCCCCAACCCCGCAGCCCTTGCCAGGGTCCCTCCTGCCCCAGAGCTTCCCGGCTCCAGCCCCACCACAGTTCAGCTCTGCCCCTGCATTGGGCTATCCCGGCCCCACTGGAGGCTTCTCCACAG GGACCCCTCCAGGGAGCACCCCGCAGCCGCTGCCTGGCCTGCCACTGGCTTCCCTGCCAGGGGTCCCGCCCGTCTCCTTGCACACCCAGGTCCAGAATGCGGCCCCCCAGCCGCTGTTGACAGCCACAGCCAACCCCACAGCAGCCCCCGGAACAACCACTGTGACCTCGCAGATCCAGCAGGTCCCG GTCCTGCTGCAGCCCCACTTCATCAAGGCTGACTCTTTGCTTCTGACAACCATGAAAACAGACATGGCAACCACTGTGAAGGCAGCGGGTATCAGCTCCCTGGCCCCTGGCACGGCTGTACAAACGGGGCCCTTGCAG ACCCTGGTGAGCGGAGGAACTATCCTGGCGACGGTACCGCTGGTAGTGGACACTGAGAAGCTGCCCATCAACCGGCTAGCAGCTGGTGGCAAGGCCCTGGGCTCGGCTCAGAACCGTGGTGAGAAGCGCACAGCCCACAACGCCATTGAGAAGCGCTACCGTTCCTCCATCAACGACAAAATCGTGGAGCTCAAGGACCTGGTGGTGGGCACTGAAGCAAAG ctGAATAAGTCTGCTGTATTGCGCAAGGCCATCGATTACATCCGCTTCCTACAACAGAGCAACCAGAAGCTCAAGCAGGAGAACCTAAGTCTCCGCACTGCTGCCCACAAAAGCA AGTCACTGAAGGACCTGGTATCAGTCTGTGGTGGAGGAGCAAATACAGACGTGCCCATGGAGAGCGGGAAGGCTGAGGTGGTGGACACACTTAGCCCGCCACCCTCGGACGCTGGCTCGCCGTCTCAGAGCAGCCCCTTGTCCCTGGGAGGCAAGAGCGGTGGCAGTGCCGGCAGTGGCAGTGACTCGGAGCCTGACAGCCCAGTCTTTGAGGATAGCCAG GTGAAGCCGGAGCAGCTGCTGTCCCCCCACAGCCGGGGTATGCTGGACCGCTCCCGCCTGGCCCTGTGCACCCttatcttcctctgcctctcctgcaaCCCCCTGGCCTCCTTGCTGGGCAGCTGGGGTCCCCCCAGCCCCTCGGATGCTGGCAGCACCTACCATGGTCCTGGCCGCAATGTGCTAGGCACCGAGGGCAGAG ATGGCCCTGTCTGGACCCCGTGGCTGCTGCCCCCGCTGATCTGGCTAACCAATGGGCTGCTGGTGCTCACCTCCTTGGCGCTTCTCTTCATCTATGGAGAGCCGGTCACGCGGCCCCACTCTGGCCCTGCTGTGCACTTCTGGAGGCATCGCAAACAGGCTGACCTGGATCTGGCTCGG GGAGACTTTCCTCAAGCTGCACAGCAGCTGTGGCTGGCCCTGCGGGCCCTGGGCCGGccgctccccacctcccacctggaCCTGGCCTGTAGCCTACTCTGGAACCTCATCCGCCACCTGCTGCAGCGTCTCTGGGTGGGCCGATGGCTGGCAGGCCGGGCAGGGGGCCTGCACAAGGACTGTGCCCTGCAGGCGGACGCCCGCACCAGCGCCCGGGACGCGGCACTCGTCTACCACAAGCTGCACCAGCTGCATACCATGG GGAAGTACACAGGCGGGCACCTCACTGCCGCCAATCTGGCACTGAGTGCCCTCAACCTGGCAGAATGCGCAGGGGATGCCGTGTCCGTGGCCACGCTGGCTGAGATCTATGTGGCCGCTGCACTGAGGGTCAAGACCAGTCTCCCGAGGGCCTTGCATTTTCTGACA CGCTTCTTCCTGAGTAGTGCCCGCCAGGCCTGCCTGGCACAGAGCGGCTCGGTACCTCTTGCCATGCAGTGGCTATGCCACCCTGTGGGCCACCGTTTCTTCGTGGATGGGGACTGGGCCGTGTGCAGTGCCCCAAGGGAGAGCCTGTACAGCTTGGCCGGCAACCCAG TGGACCCCTTGGCCCAGGTGACCCAGCTGTTCCGCGAACATCTCTTGGAGAGGGCACTGAATTGTGTGGCTCAGCCCAGTCCCAGCCCTGGATCAGCTGACGGGGACAG GGAGTTCTCTGACGCCCTTGGGTACCTACAGCTGCTGAACAGCTGTTCTGATGCTGCCGGGGCTCCTGCTTGCAGCTTCTCCATCAGCTCCAGCATGGCCACCACCACTG GCACAGACCCCATGGCCAAGTGGTGGGCCTCACTGACCACCATGGTGATCCACTGGCTGCGGCGTGATGAGGAGGCGGCCGAGCGGCTATACCCGCTGGTGGAGCACCTGCCCCGTGCCCTGCAGGAGTCTGA GAGACCCCTGCCCCGGGCGGCTCTGCACTCCTTCAAGGCTGCCCGGGCCCTGCTGGGCCGCGGGAAGGCAGAGTCTGGCCCAGCCAGCCTGGCCATCTGTGAGAAGGCCAGTGGGTACCTGCAGGACAGCCTGGCGACCACACCAGCTGGGAGCTCCATTGACAAG gccatgCAGCTGCTCCTGTGTGACTTGCTCCTGGTGGCACGAACTAGCCTGTGGCGGCGGCAGCAGCCGCCCGCACCCACCCAGGCCTCGCAGGGCCCTGGCACCGGGGCCCAGGCTTCTGCCCTCGAACTGCGTGgcttccagcgggacctgagcgGCCTGAGGCGTCTGGCACAGAGCTTCCGGCCCGCCATGCGGAGG gtGTTTCTGCACGAGGCCACGGCCCGGCTGATGGCAGGGGCCAGCCCCACGCGGACGCACCAGCTCCTGGACCGCAGCCTGCGGAGGAGGGCAGGCCCCTGCGGCAAAG GCGCAGTGGCCGAGCTGGAGCCACGGCCCACGCGGCGGGAGCACGCCGAGGCCCTGCTGCTGGCCTCCTGCTACTTGCCTCCCGGCTTTCTGTCGGCGCCCGGGCAGCGCGTGGGTATGCTGGCCGAGGCGGCGCGCACCCTCGAGAAGCTCGGCGATCGCCGCCTGCTGCACGACTGCCAGCAAATGCTCATGCGCCTGGGCGGCGGGACCACCGTCACCTCCAGCTAG
- the SREBF1 gene encoding sterol regulatory element-binding protein 1 isoform X3 produces MDEPPFSDAALEQALAEPCELDAALLTDIEDMLQLINNQDSDFPGLFDPPYAGGGAGSTDPASPDASSPGSLSPSPATMSSPLDGFLGGPKATPPPSSPPQPAPTSLKMYPPGPAFSPGPGIKEEPLPLTILQPPTPQPLPGSLLPQSFPAPAPPQFSSAPALGYPGPTGGFSTGTPPGSTPQPLPGLPLASLPGVPPVSLHTQVQNAAPQPLLTATANPTAAPGTTTVTSQIQQVPVLLQPHFIKADSLLLTTMKTDMATTVKAAGISSLAPGTAVQTGPLQTLVSGGTILATVPLVVDTEKLPINRLAAGGKALGSAQNRGEKRTAHNAIEKRYRSSINDKIVELKDLVVGTEAKLNKSAVLRKAIDYIRFLQQSNQKLKQENLSLRTAAHKSKSLKDLVSVCGGGANTDVPMESGKAEVVDTLSPPPSDAGSPSQSSPLSLGGKSGGSAGSGSDSEPDSPVFEDSQVKPEQLLSPHSRGMLDRSRLALCTLIFLCLSCNPLASLLGSWGPPSPSDAGSTYHGPGRNVLGTEGRDGPVWTPWLLPPLIWLTNGLLVLTSLALLFIYGEPVTRPHSGPAVHFWRHRKQADLDLARGDFPQAAQQLWLALRALGRPLPTSHLDLACSLLWNLIRHLLQRLWVGRWLAGRAGGLHKDCALQADARTSARDAALVYHKLHQLHTMGKYTGGHLTAANLALSALNLAECAGDAVSVATLAEIYVAAALRVKTSLPRALHFLTRFFLSSARQACLAQSGSVPLAMQWLCHPVGHRFFVDGDWAVCSAPRESLYSLAGNPVDPLAQVTQLFREHLLERALNCVAQPSPSPGSADGDREFSDALGYLQLLNSCSDAAGAPACSFSISSSMATTTGEPPDPCSGDPRLGPSSTPIQPGAAWLSSWEPPHLHPLLPAGTDPMAKWWASLTTMVIHWLRRDEEAAERLYPLVEHLPRALQESERPLPRAALHSFKAARALLGRGKAESGPASLAICEKASGYLQDSLATTPAGSSIDKAMQLLLCDLLLVARTSLWRRQQPPAPTQASQGPGTGAQASALELRGFQRDLSGLRRLAQSFRPAMRRVFLHEATARLMAGASPTRTHQLLDRSLRRRAGPCGKGAVAELEPRPTRREHAEALLLASCYLPPGFLSAPGQRVGMLAEAARTLEKLGDRRLLHDCQQMLMRLGGGTTVTSS; encoded by the exons aCATGCTTCAGCTCATCAACAACCAAGACAGCGACTTCCCAGGCCTGTTCGACCCACCCTATgccgggggtggggcagggagcacAGACCCTGCCAGTCCTGATGCCAGCTCCCCAGGCAGCTTGTCCCCATCTCCTGCCACAATGAGCTCTCCACTGGATGGATTCCTGGGGGGACCCAAGGCGACACCTCCACCCTCgtcccctccccagcctgcccccaCCTCACTGAAGATGTACCCACCTGGGCCTGCTTTCTCCCCTGGGCCTGGCATCAAGGAGGAGCCACTGCCGCTGACTATCCTGCAGCCCCCAACCCCGCAGCCCTTGCCAGGGTCCCTCCTGCCCCAGAGCTTCCCGGCTCCAGCCCCACCACAGTTCAGCTCTGCCCCTGCATTGGGCTATCCCGGCCCCACTGGAGGCTTCTCCACAG GGACCCCTCCAGGGAGCACCCCGCAGCCGCTGCCTGGCCTGCCACTGGCTTCCCTGCCAGGGGTCCCGCCCGTCTCCTTGCACACCCAGGTCCAGAATGCGGCCCCCCAGCCGCTGTTGACAGCCACAGCCAACCCCACAGCAGCCCCCGGAACAACCACTGTGACCTCGCAGATCCAGCAGGTCCCG GTCCTGCTGCAGCCCCACTTCATCAAGGCTGACTCTTTGCTTCTGACAACCATGAAAACAGACATGGCAACCACTGTGAAGGCAGCGGGTATCAGCTCCCTGGCCCCTGGCACGGCTGTACAAACGGGGCCCTTGCAG ACCCTGGTGAGCGGAGGAACTATCCTGGCGACGGTACCGCTGGTAGTGGACACTGAGAAGCTGCCCATCAACCGGCTAGCAGCTGGTGGCAAGGCCCTGGGCTCGGCTCAGAACCGTGGTGAGAAGCGCACAGCCCACAACGCCATTGAGAAGCGCTACCGTTCCTCCATCAACGACAAAATCGTGGAGCTCAAGGACCTGGTGGTGGGCACTGAAGCAAAG ctGAATAAGTCTGCTGTATTGCGCAAGGCCATCGATTACATCCGCTTCCTACAACAGAGCAACCAGAAGCTCAAGCAGGAGAACCTAAGTCTCCGCACTGCTGCCCACAAAAGCA AGTCACTGAAGGACCTGGTATCAGTCTGTGGTGGAGGAGCAAATACAGACGTGCCCATGGAGAGCGGGAAGGCTGAGGTGGTGGACACACTTAGCCCGCCACCCTCGGACGCTGGCTCGCCGTCTCAGAGCAGCCCCTTGTCCCTGGGAGGCAAGAGCGGTGGCAGTGCCGGCAGTGGCAGTGACTCGGAGCCTGACAGCCCAGTCTTTGAGGATAGCCAG GTGAAGCCGGAGCAGCTGCTGTCCCCCCACAGCCGGGGTATGCTGGACCGCTCCCGCCTGGCCCTGTGCACCCttatcttcctctgcctctcctgcaaCCCCCTGGCCTCCTTGCTGGGCAGCTGGGGTCCCCCCAGCCCCTCGGATGCTGGCAGCACCTACCATGGTCCTGGCCGCAATGTGCTAGGCACCGAGGGCAGAG ATGGCCCTGTCTGGACCCCGTGGCTGCTGCCCCCGCTGATCTGGCTAACCAATGGGCTGCTGGTGCTCACCTCCTTGGCGCTTCTCTTCATCTATGGAGAGCCGGTCACGCGGCCCCACTCTGGCCCTGCTGTGCACTTCTGGAGGCATCGCAAACAGGCTGACCTGGATCTGGCTCGG GGAGACTTTCCTCAAGCTGCACAGCAGCTGTGGCTGGCCCTGCGGGCCCTGGGCCGGccgctccccacctcccacctggaCCTGGCCTGTAGCCTACTCTGGAACCTCATCCGCCACCTGCTGCAGCGTCTCTGGGTGGGCCGATGGCTGGCAGGCCGGGCAGGGGGCCTGCACAAGGACTGTGCCCTGCAGGCGGACGCCCGCACCAGCGCCCGGGACGCGGCACTCGTCTACCACAAGCTGCACCAGCTGCATACCATGG GGAAGTACACAGGCGGGCACCTCACTGCCGCCAATCTGGCACTGAGTGCCCTCAACCTGGCAGAATGCGCAGGGGATGCCGTGTCCGTGGCCACGCTGGCTGAGATCTATGTGGCCGCTGCACTGAGGGTCAAGACCAGTCTCCCGAGGGCCTTGCATTTTCTGACA CGCTTCTTCCTGAGTAGTGCCCGCCAGGCCTGCCTGGCACAGAGCGGCTCGGTACCTCTTGCCATGCAGTGGCTATGCCACCCTGTGGGCCACCGTTTCTTCGTGGATGGGGACTGGGCCGTGTGCAGTGCCCCAAGGGAGAGCCTGTACAGCTTGGCCGGCAACCCAG TGGACCCCTTGGCCCAGGTGACCCAGCTGTTCCGCGAACATCTCTTGGAGAGGGCACTGAATTGTGTGGCTCAGCCCAGTCCCAGCCCTGGATCAGCTGACGGGGACAG GGAGTTCTCTGACGCCCTTGGGTACCTACAGCTGCTGAACAGCTGTTCTGATGCTGCCGGGGCTCCTGCTTGCAGCTTCTCCATCAGCTCCAGCATGGCCACCACCACTGGTGAGCCGCCAGACCCCTGCTCCGGGGACCCCCGGCTCGGCCCCAGCTCTACACCAATTCAGCCTGGTGCAGCGTGGCTGAGTTCCTGGGAGCCTCCCCACCTACACCCCTTGCTCCCTGCAGGCACAGACCCCATGGCCAAGTGGTGGGCCTCACTGACCACCATGGTGATCCACTGGCTGCGGCGTGATGAGGAGGCGGCCGAGCGGCTATACCCGCTGGTGGAGCACCTGCCCCGTGCCCTGCAGGAGTCTGA GAGACCCCTGCCCCGGGCGGCTCTGCACTCCTTCAAGGCTGCCCGGGCCCTGCTGGGCCGCGGGAAGGCAGAGTCTGGCCCAGCCAGCCTGGCCATCTGTGAGAAGGCCAGTGGGTACCTGCAGGACAGCCTGGCGACCACACCAGCTGGGAGCTCCATTGACAAG gccatgCAGCTGCTCCTGTGTGACTTGCTCCTGGTGGCACGAACTAGCCTGTGGCGGCGGCAGCAGCCGCCCGCACCCACCCAGGCCTCGCAGGGCCCTGGCACCGGGGCCCAGGCTTCTGCCCTCGAACTGCGTGgcttccagcgggacctgagcgGCCTGAGGCGTCTGGCACAGAGCTTCCGGCCCGCCATGCGGAGG gtGTTTCTGCACGAGGCCACGGCCCGGCTGATGGCAGGGGCCAGCCCCACGCGGACGCACCAGCTCCTGGACCGCAGCCTGCGGAGGAGGGCAGGCCCCTGCGGCAAAG GCGCAGTGGCCGAGCTGGAGCCACGGCCCACGCGGCGGGAGCACGCCGAGGCCCTGCTGCTGGCCTCCTGCTACTTGCCTCCCGGCTTTCTGTCGGCGCCCGGGCAGCGCGTGGGTATGCTGGCCGAGGCGGCGCGCACCCTCGAGAAGCTCGGCGATCGCCGCCTGCTGCACGACTGCCAGCAAATGCTCATGCGCCTGGGCGGCGGGACCACCGTCACCTCCAGCTAG